One window of Desulfobacca acetoxidans DSM 11109 genomic DNA carries:
- the argS gene encoding arginine--tRNA ligase: MKKRVAALIMQALETLKSQALLDILETPSFQVDVPKLAEHGDFATNAALLLAKSVRRAPRRVAELIRDNLNPPPGMLARVEIAGPGFINFFLEGTYWLQVLDDIASAGGTYGQSTMGAGKSVQVEFVSANPTGPLHVGHGRGAALGDALANILSATGHRVEREYYINDIGLQMQTLGLSLLLRVKELQGEPVSFPENCYQGDYIKVLARQYLEQHGPISLEEPDAAALEAGGRYAGEAILAGIRQDLADFGVHFDHWFSETRLFQDHDLDHAFAALQERGYLYEADGALWFKATAFGDEKDRVVRRQNGATTYFASDIGYHWQKFQRGFHQVIDIWGADHHGYVPRLKAVVQALGIPAERLTILLVQLVSLLREGEPVAMTTRGGTFVTLREVMDEVGKDAARFIFLSRRADAHLEFDLELAKQQSNENPVYYVQYAHARLASVFRLAQEKGLAGEADQSANLTRLTLPEEITLLKLLATYPEVVEAAAFHLEPHRITYFLTELAGQLHGYYYRHRFISDDADLSRARLRLVRGIKTILAHGLGLLGVEAPENM; this comes from the coding sequence ATGAAAAAACGTGTGGCCGCATTGATCATGCAGGCCCTAGAAACATTAAAATCACAAGCCCTATTGGATATTTTGGAGACGCCTTCCTTTCAGGTGGACGTTCCCAAGCTAGCCGAGCACGGGGATTTTGCCACCAATGCCGCCCTGTTGTTGGCCAAGTCAGTTCGGCGGGCGCCGCGCCGGGTAGCTGAACTGATTCGGGATAATCTTAATCCGCCGCCAGGCATGTTGGCCCGGGTCGAGATCGCCGGACCGGGTTTTATCAATTTTTTTCTGGAAGGAACCTATTGGCTGCAGGTTTTGGATGATATTGCGTCTGCGGGTGGCACTTACGGCCAGAGCACCATGGGCGCCGGTAAGAGCGTTCAGGTGGAGTTTGTCAGCGCTAATCCTACCGGCCCGTTGCACGTCGGGCATGGTCGGGGAGCGGCCCTGGGAGATGCCCTGGCCAACATTCTTAGCGCTACAGGACACCGGGTAGAGCGAGAATATTACATCAACGATATCGGTTTGCAGATGCAAACCCTGGGGCTTTCCCTGTTACTGCGGGTCAAGGAGCTGCAAGGAGAACCGGTTTCCTTCCCGGAAAACTGCTATCAGGGTGATTATATTAAAGTTCTGGCTCGGCAGTATCTGGAGCAGCATGGTCCGATATCTCTAGAAGAACCTGATGCTGCCGCTTTGGAAGCTGGCGGTCGCTATGCCGGAGAGGCCATCCTGGCGGGCATTCGGCAGGATCTGGCCGATTTCGGGGTTCATTTTGATCACTGGTTTTCTGAAACGCGCCTTTTCCAGGACCACGATCTGGACCATGCCTTTGCTGCCTTGCAAGAGCGCGGCTATCTCTACGAAGCTGATGGGGCCTTATGGTTTAAAGCCACCGCCTTCGGTGACGAGAAGGACCGTGTGGTGCGTCGGCAGAATGGCGCCACAACCTATTTTGCCTCTGACATAGGCTACCATTGGCAAAAGTTTCAGCGGGGTTTCCACCAGGTCATCGATATCTGGGGGGCCGATCATCACGGCTATGTTCCCAGACTGAAAGCAGTTGTCCAGGCGTTGGGAATCCCGGCGGAGCGTTTAACGATCCTGCTAGTACAATTGGTAAGTTTGCTGCGGGAGGGCGAACCGGTAGCCATGACTACCCGCGGTGGGACTTTTGTCACCCTGCGGGAGGTCATGGATGAAGTCGGCAAGGATGCGGCCCGCTTCATCTTTCTCAGTCGCCGGGCCGATGCCCACCTCGAGTTCGATCTGGAACTGGCCAAACAGCAGAGCAATGAAAATCCGGTTTATTACGTTCAATACGCCCATGCCCGTCTGGCCTCAGTCTTTCGCCTGGCCCAGGAAAAAGGCCTTGCCGGGGAAGCTGATCAGTCGGCTAATCTGACCCGTTTGACCCTGCCGGAGGAGATAACCCTGCTGAAATTGTTAGCCACGTACCCGGAGGTGGTGGAAGCCGCCGCCTTCCACCTCGAGCCGCACCGAATTACGTATTTCCTCACTGAACTTGCAGGACAGCTGCATGGTTATTATTACAGACATCGTTTCATTTCCGATGATGCTGACCTCAGCAGAGCTCGCCTGCGGCTGGTTCGGGGCATCAAAACCATCCTGGCGCATGGGTTAGGACTCCTGGGGGTGGAAGCGCCGGAAAACATGTAG